CGATCGGAACCTTGAGCTTTCTTGCGATTCCGGGGACGACCGGCTTTCTATCCGAAGCTACGTTTATCAAATTATTATCCGCAGTGGTCGCGGTTCCGGGGACGAGCGCCCTCTTGGTACTCCCGCTTTTGATTTTAGTCAGCACAGGACTTGCACTAGGAGCCGCATCCCACTTGAGATTATTCTTGGGACTTTCGTTATCCAGGCCCAGAAGGAACTTCGAGGATCACGGTCGAAATCTACCGATAACGATTTCTCTCGGAATCATCGGCGGACTCGTTTTCATAGCGCCGATTCTGATTTTAGCGTTAGTCAATTACGTGGCGATCAAAGTCGATTGGCTGGAATCGGAATGGTTTAGGGGTCTCGGAATATTGGATATAATAGGACTTATCTTATTGCTCTCGATCGGAGTTTTAGGTTTTAGACATAGAATCAAACAAAGAAAACTTTGGGATTGCGGAGGGCAGTTCGGAGGCGCGGAAGTCGCTATCGGTCCCGCAGCGGTCTCGGATCCTTTAGTGTCTCCCTTAGGAAGATATTTCGTCGATAAAGAAGGAACTTCGCTCTTCGACCGAGGATTTATTCGAATCATCATCAAACTTTTAGGCGCAGCAAAAGCGAAGATCGTCGGAGCGGACGACGAGACCATCTCGATCAACTTAACCTATTCGTCGTTAACAGTATTGGCTATATTGGTCGTGATCATCGCAGTCCGATTGGCCGAGGGGGATATATGGAAACAAATTATTTCTCAGTGGATACATTAATCCGCATTATCTCCTTCCTCCTACTTCCATTTCTTTGCGGAGGAATCATTCAGAAAATCCGCGCTTATGGACAAGGAAGGAGGGGAGCTCCGGTCTTACAGATCTTATACGATACCGTTCGGATGATCCGCAAATATCCGATCGACGGACCGTTTTCCGGCTTCTTTACGGAAAGTGCCGCGATATTCGCGTTTACTTTCGGGGTGGCGCTTTGGTCTCTCATCACGTTCGAATGGGCTTCACTTTTGCTCGTCCCGTTTTTAATCGGGATGATTCGATTCGCGACGGTCTCTTACGCGGTTGAAAACGGAACTTCTTTCGGAGGAATGGGAGCCGCGAGAGAAACCCTTTTATACGTTTTGGCGGAACCGATTCTCATTTTGGTTTTAGTCGTCTTCGAGTCCAACTTGGTCTTTCAGGCGAATTTTGCGAACCTCTCGTTCGGAATTCTCTTCTTCTTCGGAGCATTGTTAATCGTACTGTCGGATCTTGCAAAACCTCCTTTCGATGATCCTCGCACTCACTTGGAACTTACCATGGTGCACGAAGCGATGCTTTTAGAAGCTTCCGGAAGAACGAGGGCTCTTTTTGAATTGGCTCATCAGCTTAAGACGGCGTCGTTACTTCTTCTTCTTACAAAGCTCGGTTTGGAACATATAGAAATTTTCCTGAACTTGATTTCGAGTCCTTTGATACGGGAGCTTACCGCGACCGGTGGAGCTTTGTTTCTATCGGCTTTGATCGGTTATTGGGAATCGAATAGTACTCGTAGAAAATGGGTTTGGATTCCAGAACTTCTGGGATTGAACTTCATCTTCA
The Leptospira inadai serovar Lyme str. 10 genome window above contains:
- a CDS encoding NADH-quinone oxidoreductase subunit H translates to METNYFSVDTLIRIISFLLLPFLCGGIIQKIRAYGQGRRGAPVLQILYDTVRMIRKYPIDGPFSGFFTESAAIFAFTFGVALWSLITFEWASLLLVPFLIGMIRFATVSYAVENGTSFGGMGAARETLLYVLAEPILILVLVVFESNLVFQANFANLSFGILFFFGALLIVLSDLAKPPFDDPRTHLELTMVHEAMLLEASGRTRALFELAHQLKTASLLLLLTKLGLEHIEIFLNLISSPLIRELTATGGALFLSALIGYWESNSTRRKWVWIPELLGLNFIFMLILGILLKLG